The DNA segment tttttacacCTAATAATCAGAATTTAAAATACCATATAATGAAGTTTAAAACCTTCAATAAACTAGAATAACAAGAGTATATCACATCCAAATCTAATacaaattcaacttaattaaacataaaacaaagacaattaaaaatgtctagcaaaacaataaaaataaacacacTTTAAACCGACACAGTCACTTTAAAAcaaatgaaaatcaaacagCCAGTCAGCCACCATGCTTAATCTGAATCCACACCAGACTCATCCTCATCTTCTCCGGTTGGTgcaatttctataaaaataaaacaagaaaatcaacatagattataaacataatatagattataaattataaacataaaccATGAAAGAAACTACAAATTTCTTTTTTGCATACCTAATTCAAGTTTCTCAAACTCTTCaataagcttttcaaaatcagtTGTCATTGGAGAAGCACGAAGCCAATTTTGTGTACATATCAATGCCTCAATTGTCTTTAGAGTTAAAGAACTCCTATAGTTGTTAAGCACTCTTCCACCAGTGCTAAAAGCTGATTCTGAAGCAACAGTCGAGACCGACATTGCTAAGACATCTCTAGCTATTTGGGATAAGATAGGATACTTGCTAGAATTTACCTTCCACCAATTCAATATGTCAAAAGTATTTTGATCACGAGGTTTCTCTAAACCATCCATCAAATACAAATCCACCTCATTTTTGTTGATGATCTCATGAAAATGTACCTCCTTGAAAAAATCACCAGCCATGTCGCCATCAGGTACTCCCACATCTGATGCACCATCCGTTGTTGCTGAAGTAAAAGATCTATCCCCATTATTTACATTCATATAGCATTCAAACATCTTGGAGAAAGTCTCTTTCACTTTTGCACCCAAAAAATCAGCATCATCCTTATCATATAGCTTTTCAAAGCTAAAGTTCACAAACTTCAACTTGTATCTAGGATCAAGAACCACAGCAACAAAAATCatcatattaatattttttatgttaccCCAGTACTTGTCATACTTAAGCTTCATCCTCTCAGCCATACTCCCAAATAATGGATCTCGACTACCACAAGAAGTCTTGAACACTCGCAAAATCTTACAAAACTCATGAAAATATTGAGAAGAAGTCACAAGCAAACTACCAGACACACTCTTTGTAACAtcatgaaaaattttcaagaattccATAAAGTGTTTTGCATTGTCCCAATCAATATTCCTCGGAATACCACCTTGCATTAGAGCATATTCTGTATCTCTCTCCCCTAACCTCTTGAACGCCTTTTGAAACTTCAAACCACTTTCAAGCATGGTGTATGTAGAGTTCCATCTAGTAGAAACATCGAGTTGAACAGTACACTTGTCTTGTATCCTAGCTTCcttaatgaaatttttaaaCCT comes from the Arachis duranensis cultivar V14167 chromosome 7, aradu.V14167.gnm2.J7QH, whole genome shotgun sequence genome and includes:
- the LOC107458204 gene encoding zinc finger BED domain-containing protein RICESLEEPER 2-like; translation: MEDWNLHPLKGEHLHVRCCAHMLNLVVNDGMKEMHESISKIRNAIRYVRASPSRMNRFKNFIKEARIQDKCTVQLDVSTRWNSTYTMLESGLKFQKAFKRLGERDTEYALMQGGIPRNIDWDNAKHFMEFLKIFHDVTKSVSGSLLVTSSQYFHEFCKILRVFKTSCGSRDPLFGSMAERMKLKYDKYWGNIKNINMMIFVAVVLDPRYKLKFVNFSFEKLYDKDDADFLGAKVKETFSKMFECYMNVNNGDRSFTSATTDGASDVGVPDGDMAGDFFKEVHFHEIINKNEVDLYLMDGLEKPRDQNTFDILNWWKVNSSKYPILSQIARDVLAMSVSTVASESAFSTGGRVLNNYRSSLTLKTIEALICTQNWLRASPMTTDFEKLIEEFEKLELEIAPTGEDEDESGVDSD